Proteins from a genomic interval of Yarrowia lipolytica chromosome 1E, complete sequence:
- a CDS encoding uncharacterized protein (Compare to YALI0E07491g, weakly similar to uniprot|P53086 Saccharomyces cerevisiae YGL216w KIP3 kinesin-related protein required for nuclear migration), whose amino-acid sequence MLCLGWNRVADRHVSCVWIYSCFNSHQRDITNDSLKRGSRQRETTRKYQPRTETNTLKRQKEVTQKQDIDKRNSTDPLLVLTHNMESSISVAVRVRPFTQTEQTYLQHNPKQQLFLGDGSLASSSTNTATVNPFTSRKGGKSIRKIINVVDDKMLIFDPPESSPVAGMHKAAFPGNTHRIREHRFVFDQLFDEDASQEQVYNQTTRPLLSNIFDGYNATVFAYGATGCGKTHTISGRPEAPGVVFLTMKELFDRIEALRDEKVIDVSLSYLEIYNETIKDLLEPSDKVLTLREDADKKISVSNLSSHKPESVEEVMEMILQGNTNRTQSPTEANATSSRSHAVLQINVIQKNRTAELSESHTFATLSIIDLAGSERASATKNRGERLLEGANINKSLLALGNCINALCDPKRKLHVPYRNSKLTRLLKFSLGGNCKTVMIVCISPSSQHYDETLNTLKYADRAKMIKTKVVRNQHSLDRHVGSYLKMITEQRTEIETLRKREAEAIEQAVAKYVAAEQTRRDAIKEAITSLETTYSRTTSETEQRVMGLHRIKLLTLQQSQLTSWMQLLSGPDFGALTSAYPELLYFVDDAQDRLKRLCSDIEAINAFLDSCTRDMAAQNTVDQCLRRLKELEGWCEADEELFLIWAEQTRDHYEREFHECVSSVSLTDTFFGPIVSQFMNACLHMIQRIEDQEHVRLLSEALVGCENVFKSVSTAPIPTPSTPNFSLPSAYKRSVVVRSPVQPPPKDKPSKRVRWAPSPALSTPRRTSNVLSTPSRLPGPAAAVESPIDHPMDSPDSAPPPLDFSDAVNHSNVSILADGDSRANRVVTPTSGKFGIRGSLRKCVSNHELKSPVRGGNKENHGLGMPQRVTQ is encoded by the coding sequence ATGTTATGTTTAGGCTGGAATAGAGTTGCAGACCGACATGTATCATGTGTGTGGATATATTCTTGTTTCAACTCACACCAAAGGGATATCACTAACGACAGCTTGAAGAGAGGAAGCAGACAGCGGGAAACGACAAGAAAATACCAGCCACGGACAGAAACGAACACACTCAAGAGACAGAAAGAAGTTacacaaaaacaagacaTCGACAAACGCAACTCAACAGAcccactacttgtactcacacacaacatggAGTCTTCTATTTCAGTGGCCGTCAGAGTACGGCCGTTCACGCAAACGGAACAGACATATCTCCAGCACAATcccaagcagcagcttttTCTGGGCGATGGTTCTTTAGCTTCCTCGTCGACCAACACGGCTACGGTCAACCCGTTCACTTCTCGCAAGGGCGGCAAAAGCATCCGCAAGATCATCAACGTGGTGGACGACAAGATGCTCATTTTCGACCCGCCAGAATCGTCTCCTGTGGCAGGGATGCACAAGGCTGCGTTTCCGGGCAACACACATCGGATCAGAGAACACCGGTTTGTGTTTGAccagctgtttgacgaAGATGCGTCCCAGGAACAGGTCTACAACCAGACTACTCGGCCGTTGCTGTCCAACATTTTCGATGGATACAATGCCACGGTATTTGCATATGGAGCTACGGGATGTGGAAAGACACACACGATTAGTGGACGTCCCGAGGCGCCAGGAGTGGTGTTTCTGACCATGAAGGAGCTGTTCGACAGAATTGAGGCTCTGCGAGACGAAAAGGTGATTGATGTGTCACTCAGCTACCTGGAGATTTACAACGAAACCATTAAGGATCTTCTGGAGCCCAGCGACAAGGTGCTGACTCTGCGGGAGGACGCCGACAAGAAAATCTCGGTGTCAAACTTGTCGTCGCACAAACCCGAGTCTGTGGAGGAAGTCATGGAGATGATTTTGCAAGGCAACACCAACCGAACACAGAGCCCCACTGAGGCCAACGCCACGTCGTCGCGATCACATGCCGTGTTGCAGATCAACGTCATTCAAAAGAACCGAACAGCTGAGCTTTCCGAGTCACACACTTTTGCTACTCTTTCCATCATCGACCTGGCCGGTAGTGAGCGTGCATCTGCCACAAAGAACAGAGGAGAGCGATTGCTGGAGGGTGcaaacatcaacaagtctcTTTTGGCACTGGGCAACTGCATCAACGCTCTGTGTGACCCCAAACGAAAATTGCATGTGCCTTACAGAAACTCCAAACTCACGCGACTGCTCAAGTTCTCGCTGGGTGGCAACTGCAAGACGGTGATGATAGTATGcatttctccttcttctcagcatTATGACGAGACCCTCAACACGCTCAAATACGCTGACAGAGCGAAAATGATCAAGACAAAGGTGGTTCGAAACCAGCACTCGCTCGACAGACACGTGGGCTCGTATCTGAAGATGATCACCGAACAGCGAACGGAGATTGAGACGCTTCGAAAGCGAGAGGCTGAGGCTATCGAGCAGGCTGTTGCCAAGTATGTTGCAGCTGAACAGACAAGAAGAgacgccatcaaggaggctATAACGTCTCTAGAGACCACGTACTCGCGAACCACATCGGAAACTGAACAGCGGGTCATGGGATTGCATCGTATCAAGCTGTTGACCCTTCAGCAGTCCCAGTTGACGTCGTGGATGCAGTTGTTGAGTGGCCCAGACTTTGGAGCGCTCACTTCTGCGTATCCCGAGCTTTTGTACTTTGTGGACGACGCTCAGGATCGTCTGAAACGATTATGCAGCGATATTGAGGCCATCAACGCCTTTTTGGATTCGTGCACACGGGATATGGCCGCTCAAAACACCGTTGACCAATGTTTGCGGCGTCTGAAGGAACTAGAAGGATGGTGTGAGGCAGATGAGGAGCTATTCCTGATATGGGCTGAACAGACACGTGACCACTACGAGCGGGAGTTCCATGAGTGTGTTTCGTCCGTGTCTCTAACAGACACGTTTTTTGGACCCATTGTCTCGCAGTTCATGAACGCTTGTCTACACATGATTCAGCGCATTGAGGACCAGGAGCACGTGCGGCTGCTGTCTGAAGCTTTGGTTGGATGTGAAAACGTTTTTAAAAGCGTATCCACAGCCCCGATCCCGACTCCTTCGACCCCAAACTTTTCGCTTCCTTCGGCATACAAGAGATCGGTAGTTGTTCGATCTCCTGTTCAACCCCCTCCCAAAGACAAACCCTCCAAGAGGGTGAGATGGGCACCTTCCCCCGCCCTTTCGACTCCTCGACGAACTTCCAATGTCTTGAGTACCCCCTCAAGGCTGCCTGgtcctgcagcagcagtggaATCACCCATTGATCATCCCATGGACAGCCCTGactctgctcctccaccctTGGATTTTTCCGATGCTGTCAATCACTCGAATGTGAGTATTCTTGCTGACGGAGACAGTCGTGCAAACCGAGTAGTGACTCCGACGAGTGGCAAGTTTGGTATTCGGGGCTCATTGAGAAAGTGCGTTTCCAACCATGAGTTGAAGAGCCCTGTGAGAGGAGGAAACAAGGAGAACCATGGGCTGGGGATGCCCCAGAGGGTGACACAGTAG
- a CDS encoding uncharacterized protein (Compare to YALI0E07513g, weakly similar to DEHA0D18975g Debaryomyces hansenii) → MNRLKTASVRLRQIHYQFGKFGYQGDNMNSKYAGKAYTETTVHKYHRNLIGIEHPTRYGAPHTNTVVFIGGLGDGITTVPYVKPLADALDKAGWGVVELLTTSSFGGWGTGSLERDAEEVEKAVEYLTTKLEAGGLPNKQKVVLLGHSTGCQDIMYYLTRGKERAKIDGAILQAGVSDRDATVLNIGEKKWKETVAAAQKLVDEGKGDTVLSGEFAEIMHNTPISASRFVALNAPRGDDDFFSIDLPDSDLEKSFGQIKVPLLFLMSGSDAFVDPKQDKQKIVDRYESFVKGGNWSELSGVIDGASHNVGRDSKEGAVDAVVEKIESFVKSI, encoded by the coding sequence ATGAACCGACTTAAGACCGCCTCAGTGCGACTTCGCCAGATTCACTACCAGTTTGGCAAATTCGGATATCAGGGCGACAACATGAACTCCAAGTACGCCGGCAAAGCCTACACGGAAACCACCGTGCACAAGTATCACCGAAACCTCATTGGAATCGAGCATCCCACTCGGTATGGAGCTCCtcacacaaacaccgtGGTCTTCATTGGGGGTCTGGGAGACGGAATCACCACAGTTCCGTACGTCAAGCCTCTGGCAGATGCTCTTGATAAGGCCGGATGGGGCGTTGTGGAGCTCTTGACCACTTCTTCCTTTGGAGGATGGGGTACGGGGTCTCTGGAACGAGACGCCGAAGAGGTAGAGAAAGCCGTGGAGTATCTCACCACCAAGCTGGAGGCTGGCGGGTTGCCTAACAAGCAGAAGGTTGTGCTGTTGGGCCACTCAACAGGCTGCCAGGACATTATGTACTACCTGACCAGAGGTAAGGAGCGAGCCAAGATCGACGGAGCCATTCTGCAGGCTGGAGTATCCGATCGAGACGCCACCGTGCTCAACATTGGCGAGAAAAAGTGGAAGGAGACCGTCGCGGCGGCCCAGAAGCTTGTGGACGAAGGAAAGGGCGATACCGTGCTGTCTGGCGAGTTTGCCGAGATCATGCACAACACCCCCATTTCAGCATCGCGATTTGTGGCTCTCAACGCTCCTCGAggcgacgacgacttctTTTCCATTGATCTGCCCGATTCAGACCTCGAAAAGTCTTTTGGACAGATCAAGGTGCCCCTGCTGTTCCTCATGAGCGGAAGCGACGCATTTGTGGACCCCAAGCAGGACAAGCAGAAGATTGTTGACCGATACGAGAGCTTTGTCAAGGGCGGAAACTGGTCCGAGCTGTCTGGTGTCATTGACGGAGCTTCTCATAATGTTGGACGGGATAGCAAGGAGGGagctgttgatgctgtAGTGGAAAAGATTGAGAGTTTCGTGAAATCAATCTAG
- a CDS encoding uncharacterized protein (Compare to YALI0E07535g, similar to uniprot|P00812 Saccharomyces cerevisiae YPL111w CAR1 arginase singleton, similar to Saccharomyces cerevisiae CAR1 (YPL111W); ancestral locus Anc_8.600): protein MNFEYFPERKLSIVSAPFSGGQPKGGVDKGPEYLLGGGLEKHLQSLDWDTKFDGHLEFPVPESDEDIGKMKRPRYVAEASRRVYKAVSEAAVSGRFVLTIGGDHSIAVGTVAGVREKYPDACLIWVDAHCDLNTPAATDSGNLHGCPLSWVTGLAKPEKDDPFGWVPECLDFKNLAYIALRDVDDFEKKMIKEHGITAYSMHHVDKYGIGKVVEMALQKVNPDLSKPIHLSFDVDAMDPFFAPSTGTPVRGGLTWREACYICEELAATGKLVAMDLVECNPALGASQKDIDDTISAGISLAKSACGDTLL from the coding sequence atgAACTTTGAATACTTCCCCGAACGAAAGCTCAGCATTGTCTCTGCCCCCTTCTCCGGAGGCCAGCCCAAGGGCGGTGTCGACAAGGGCCCCGAGTACCTGCTCGGAGGAGGTCTCGAGAAgcacctccagagcctcgacTGGGACACCAAATTCGACGGACACCTTGAGTTCCCCGTGCCCGAGTCTGACGAGGACATTGGCAAGATGAAGCGACCCCGTTACGTCGCTGAGGCCTCTCGACGGGTCTACAAGGCTGTTTCTGAGGCTGCTGTCTCTGGACGGTTTGTGCTCACCATCGGGGGTGACCACTCCATCGCTGTTGGCACTGTTGCCGGTGTGCGAGAGAAGTACCCCGACGCCTGCCTCATCTGGGTCGATGCTCATTGCGATCTTAACACTCCCGCCGCTACCGACTCTGGCAACCTGCACGGCTGTCCTCTGTCGTGGGTCACCGGGCTCGCCAAGCCCGAGAAGGACGATCCCTTCGGATGGGTCCCCGAGTGTCTCGACTTCAAGAACCTCGCCTACATTGCGCTGCGAGACGTggacgactttgagaagaagatgatcaAGGAACATGGCATCACCGCCTACTCCATGCACCATGTGGACAAGTACGGCATTGGAAAGGTGGTCGAGATGGCTCTGCAGAAGGTCAACCCCGATCTCAGCAAACCCATTCACCTCTCCTTCGACGTTGACGCCATGGACCCCTTCTTTGCTCCCTCCACTGGAACTCCTGTTCGAGGAGGTCTCACCTGGCGAGAGGCCTGCTACATCTGCGAGGAGCTTGCTGCCACCGGAAAGCTCGTCGCCATGGACCTCGTCGAGTGCAACCCCGCTCTTGGTGCTTCTCAGAAGGATATTGACGACACCATCAGCGCTGGCATTTCCCTCGCCAAGAGTGCTTGCGGAGATACTCTTCTGTAA